One stretch of Daphnia pulicaria isolate SC F1-1A chromosome 6, SC_F0-13Bv2, whole genome shotgun sequence DNA includes these proteins:
- the LOC124344485 gene encoding uncharacterized protein LOC124344485, which translates to MAVKVQRVLGSALVRSPATPEAEATTKIPRRQHARRLFSSNCFRIQIHRTQVRMLFVCLLLISLLETEGMPMCGVPGRAENGTQISLYSAELYNPGQKTEYSCQPGLALHGGNSIRTCQNDGSWSGSRPRCVDNLAYKKAVASSRVVNHYRPDLIVDGNTRSCIYLDTRVDDRFIQIDLKKNYLISGLVIHVPDGYVQQLTVFIAEKLESAPGIQYRRCTPGISHINAPKLQIDCRGEHGSVAVPGRFLHIRDERQVHDFYFALCEIEIYGLPASPLSCGLPDLPAFATSVNQTQMLEEKHRNTFELTCQTGFILQGTKVLRCVDGNWIGSEAAQCTAVECDPLDPLINGQIELFPTRGLNNNSFNSVARHICSEGFMIFGGDVTRTCGLDGRWTGTPPFCRATDCQLPRPILNAVYKLVDNHTKPGAIAQYTCSNGYVPQRILADKPLQTAIVCQQSGVWKEGNFYCALRTTYYPPVSISFSSSTEIPSEPTEELVPPGTLISTTAPEQTSLIQEIEFFQPVTISNVDLETTNVSVGTGNTNSSSSIVFGEEEASESTRSIGTAVAATGFIVVFIVVFLMVAIGITFNVCRMRTAFEKAKKRFLVASTNLLLINTSDSSTKEGVSNADHESGERNKKHQVVAKLESEPVYNELDDPLRKPNFHVQSSPSTLSSEEESTYLDIDIDKDVKPERDSFQFCSENFSLQCDSYQNESFFIDSTRPSLTPDEILLLYAKVDKSKKKKNRIYSNGITTEPPTLESNGKVECNEGIENVAHEIDDSQKGHLNKSFSKFRDFHPKKVNDLQMPKTVVDVSLNEYFIEHSRIRYKETSKTHFQEGRPLPALPIREAKRKSQENESTPDHNEETNSQNIYATLPLPKST; encoded by the exons ATGGCTGTTAAAGTTCAACGAGTGCTAGGCAGCGCGTTGGTCCGCTCCCCCGCCACGCCAGAAGCGGAGGCTACCACTAAAATCCCCCGTCGCCAGCACGCACGCCGACTATTCTCTTCTAATTGCTTCAGGATTCAGATTCATCGAACCCAAGTGCGGATGCTCTTTGTTTGTCTCCTCCTCATTTCATTGCTGG AAACGGAAGGAATGCCAATGTGTGGAGTTCCTGGTCGTGCTGAGAACGGGACACAAATATCATTGTACTCTGCGGAACTTTACAACCCTGGACAGAAGACTGAGTATAG TTGTCAGCCTGGACTTGCTTTGCATGGGGGAAATTCGATCCGCACTTGCCAGAATGACGGATCATGGTCAGGCAGTCGGCCCCGCTGTG TTGATAACTTGGCCTATAAAAAAGCCGTTGCCTCTTCACGCGTCGTTAATCACTACCGGCCAGATCTCATAGTGGACGGCAATACAAGGTCGTGCATCTACCTGGACACGCGAGTCGACGACCGATTCATTCAGATTGATCTGAAGAAAAATTACCTCATTTCTGGACTCGTCATCCACGTCCCAGACG GCTACGTCCAGCAATTGACGGTATTCATAGCCGAGAAGTTGGAGTCGGCTCCTGGCATTCAGTACCGCAG GTGCACCCCGGGGATATCGCATATCAACGCCCCCAAACTCCAAATTGATTGCCGAGGAGAGCACGGTTCGGTAGCAGTTCCCGGCCGTTTCCTCCACATCCGTGACGAACGACAAGTCCACGATTTCTACTTTGCCTTGTGCGAAATCGAAATCTACGGCCTGCCAG CCTCACCGTTGAGCTGCGGGTTACCAGATCTTCCAGCTTTTGCTACATCGGTCAATCAAACGCAGATGCTGGAAGAAAAACATCGAAACACTTTCGAATTAACTTGTCAAACGGGATTCATTCTGCAAGGAACGAAAGTATTGCGCTGCGTAGACGGCAACTGGATTGGGAGCGAGGCCGCCCAGTGTACAG CCGTGGAATGTGATCCGTTAGATCCTTTGATCAATGGACAAATCGAATTATTTCCCACTCGCGGTTTGAACAACAATAGTTTTAACAGCGTTGCTCGACATATTTGCTCGGAGGGCTTCATGATATTCGGTGGCGACGTCACGAGAACCTGTGGTCTCGATGGTCGATGGACTGGTACCCCACCTTTTTGTCGag CTACTGATTGCCAATTACCTCGGCCTATTTTGAACGCTGTCTACAAATTGGTCGACAACCATACGAAACCAGGAGCCATCGCTCAGTACACCTGTTCCAACGGATATGTCCCACAAA GAATTCTGGCAGACAAGCCTCTCCAAACAGCAATC GTGTGTCAGCAGAGTGGCGTCTGGAAGGAGGGGAATTTTTACTGCGCCTTGAGAACGACATATTATCCGCCGGTCTCCATCTCGTTTTCCTCGTCAACAGAAATACCAAG TGAACCGACGGAAGAGCTGGTGCCTCCTGGTACTTTGATCAGCACGACTGCTCCCGAGCAGACATCATTGAttcaagaaattgaatttttccagCCCGTAACGATATCAAACGTTGATCTGGAAACGACGAATGTCAGCGTGGGCACCGGCAACACCAATTCGAGCAGCAGTATCGTCTTCGGTGAGGAGGAGGCCTCAGAAAGTACGCGGTCAATCGGAACAGCGGTCGCGGCAACGGGATTTATCGTTGTCTTCATCGTTGTCTTTCTGATGGTCGCTATTGGCATCACTTTCAACGTCTGCAG GATGCGAACAGCTTtcgaaaaagccaaaaaacgtTTCTTAGTGGCATCCACCAACCTGCTGCTGATCAACACATCGGATTCTTCGACAAAAGAAGGCGTTTCCAACGCCGACCATGAAAgcggagaaagaaacaaaaaacaccaaGTGGTGGCCAAATTGGAATCGGAACCGGTTTACAACGAATTAGACGATCCCCTCCGCAAACCAAATTTCCACGTTCAGTCGTCACCCTCAACACTCAGCTCAGAGGAGGAAAGCACTTATTTGGATATCGACATTGACAAGGACGTCAAACCGGAACGCGATTCTTTCCAATTCTGCTCTGAAAATTTCAGCTTACAATGCGACTCGTACCAAaatgaatctttttttatcgacTCGACCCGACCGTCACTCACTCCGGATGAAATTCTGCTTCTCTACGCCAAGGTGGATaaatccaagaagaagaaaaatcgaatCTACAGCAACGGAATCACGACAGAGCCTCCTACGCTCGAGTCGAACGGCAAAGTGGAGTGCAACGAAGGAATCGAAAACGTCGCACACGAAATCGACGATTCACAAAAAGGTCACCTCAATAAATCGTTTTCTAAATTTCGTGATTTTCATCCGAAAAAAGTTAATGACCTGCAAATGCCGAAAACGGTTGTCGACGTTTCGCTGAACGAATATTTTATCGAACACTCACGCATTCGTTACAAAGAAACAAGTAAGACGCATTTCCAGGAAGGTAGACCATTACCAGCTTTGCCCATCCGGGAAGCGAAACGTAAAAGTCAAGAGAACGAGAGTACTCCGGATCATAATGAGGAAACCAACAGTCAAAACATCTATGCCACTCTGCCCTTACCCAAGTCAACGTAA
- the LOC124344486 gene encoding dnaJ homolog subfamily C member 5-like isoform X1 translates to MDKRRYSTTGDSLYICMDLTKQATSDDIKKAYRRLALRYHPDKNPSPEAAEKFKEVNHANSILSDSTKRNIYDNYGSLGLYIAEQFGEENVNTYFLVTSGWCKALFIGCGIITGCYFCCCCCCCFNFCCGKCKPKAPDETGDYHNFQLIQYPTQDGHQEGAAASQQPIIVEQPRSQKENDDSSDEDEAEEVRSAAREAISVQPESRNVTETTGLNPSDKPPTYAAATSQSGTPQHGSTAKAAIPIQSHHDP, encoded by the exons ATGGACAAACGCCGCTATTC AACTACGGGTGACTCTTTATATATTTGCATGGACTTAACCAAGCAGGCTACAAGTGATGACATCAAAAAAGCATATCGTAGATTAGCTCTCAGGTACCACCCTGATAAAAAT CCAAGCCCAGAAGCAGCTGAGAAATTCAAAGAAGTTAACCATG ctaATTCAATATTGAGTGATTCAACCAAAAGAAACATTTATGATAACTATGGTTCACTCGGGCTCTACATTGCTGAACAATTTGGTGAGGAAAATGTCAACACATACTTCCTAGTCACGTCAGGGTGGTGCAAA GCTTTGTTTATTGGTTGCGGAATAATAACTGGATGctacttctgctgctgctgttgctgttgtttcaACTTCTGCTGTGGAAAATGCAAACCTAAAGCCCCTGATGAGACAGGAGATTATCATAACTTTCAG TTGATTCAATATCCCACACAGGACGGACATCAAGAAGGTGCTGCTGCTAGTCAGCAGCCCATTATAGTTGAACAACCGCGGAGCCAGAAAGAG AATGACGACAGCAGTGACGAGGATGAAGCAGAGGAAGTCAGAAGTGCGGCAAGAGAAGCGATATCTGTTCAACCTGAATCACGGAATGTCACCGAAACAACAGGCCTTAATCCATCGGACAAGCCGCCAACTTACGCTGCAG CAACATCGCAGAGCGGAACACCGCAACATGGTTCAACAGCAAAGGCAGCCATACCTATTCAAAGCCATCATGATCCATGA
- the LOC124344486 gene encoding dnaJ homolog subfamily C member 5-like isoform X3, whose product MDKRRYSTTGDSLYICMDLTKQATSDDIKKAYRRLALRYHPDKNPSPEAAEKFKEVNHANSILSDSTKRNIYDNYGSLGLYIAEQFGEENVNTYFLVTSGWCKALFIGCGIITGCYFCCCCCCCFNFCCGKCKPKAPDETGDYHNFQNDDSSDEDEAEEVRSAAREAISVQPESRNVTETTGLNPSDKPPTYAAATSQSGTPQHGSTAKAAIPIQSHHDP is encoded by the exons ATGGACAAACGCCGCTATTC AACTACGGGTGACTCTTTATATATTTGCATGGACTTAACCAAGCAGGCTACAAGTGATGACATCAAAAAAGCATATCGTAGATTAGCTCTCAGGTACCACCCTGATAAAAAT CCAAGCCCAGAAGCAGCTGAGAAATTCAAAGAAGTTAACCATG ctaATTCAATATTGAGTGATTCAACCAAAAGAAACATTTATGATAACTATGGTTCACTCGGGCTCTACATTGCTGAACAATTTGGTGAGGAAAATGTCAACACATACTTCCTAGTCACGTCAGGGTGGTGCAAA GCTTTGTTTATTGGTTGCGGAATAATAACTGGATGctacttctgctgctgctgttgctgttgtttcaACTTCTGCTGTGGAAAATGCAAACCTAAAGCCCCTGATGAGACAGGAGATTATCATAACTTTCAG AATGACGACAGCAGTGACGAGGATGAAGCAGAGGAAGTCAGAAGTGCGGCAAGAGAAGCGATATCTGTTCAACCTGAATCACGGAATGTCACCGAAACAACAGGCCTTAATCCATCGGACAAGCCGCCAACTTACGCTGCAG CAACATCGCAGAGCGGAACACCGCAACATGGTTCAACAGCAAAGGCAGCCATACCTATTCAAAGCCATCATGATCCATGA
- the LOC124344486 gene encoding dnaJ homolog subfamily C member 5-like isoform X2 → MDKRRYSTTGDSLYICMDLTKQATSDDIKKAYRRLALRYHPDKNPSPEAAEKFKEVNHANSILSDSTKRNIYDNYGSLGLYIAEQFGEENVNTYFLVTSGWCKALFIGCGIITGCYFCCCCCCCFNFCCGKCKPKAPDETGDYHNFQDGHQEGAAASQQPIIVEQPRSQKENDDSSDEDEAEEVRSAAREAISVQPESRNVTETTGLNPSDKPPTYAAATSQSGTPQHGSTAKAAIPIQSHHDP, encoded by the exons ATGGACAAACGCCGCTATTC AACTACGGGTGACTCTTTATATATTTGCATGGACTTAACCAAGCAGGCTACAAGTGATGACATCAAAAAAGCATATCGTAGATTAGCTCTCAGGTACCACCCTGATAAAAAT CCAAGCCCAGAAGCAGCTGAGAAATTCAAAGAAGTTAACCATG ctaATTCAATATTGAGTGATTCAACCAAAAGAAACATTTATGATAACTATGGTTCACTCGGGCTCTACATTGCTGAACAATTTGGTGAGGAAAATGTCAACACATACTTCCTAGTCACGTCAGGGTGGTGCAAA GCTTTGTTTATTGGTTGCGGAATAATAACTGGATGctacttctgctgctgctgttgctgttgtttcaACTTCTGCTGTGGAAAATGCAAACCTAAAGCCCCTGATGAGACAGGAGATTATCATAACTTTCAG GACGGACATCAAGAAGGTGCTGCTGCTAGTCAGCAGCCCATTATAGTTGAACAACCGCGGAGCCAGAAAGAG AATGACGACAGCAGTGACGAGGATGAAGCAGAGGAAGTCAGAAGTGCGGCAAGAGAAGCGATATCTGTTCAACCTGAATCACGGAATGTCACCGAAACAACAGGCCTTAATCCATCGGACAAGCCGCCAACTTACGCTGCAG CAACATCGCAGAGCGGAACACCGCAACATGGTTCAACAGCAAAGGCAGCCATACCTATTCAAAGCCATCATGATCCATGA
- the LOC124341872 gene encoding adenosine 3'-phospho 5'-phosphosulfate transporter 2-like, with the protein MKSVNDPAILVESNKLSGFGHSNKSSNVYQEPVSVTILGVNISHLTQTTQFVLVSSGVFIFFVLYGYFLEAIFVQPNLKSHGLYVTFIQFVLYSLFAIIESQLKKDTERRIPVPTYILISFLTVATMTMSNLSLEYLNYPTQVIFKSCKLIPVLVGGIIIQGKKYGTRDFLAAAVMCIGLIWFTLIDVTISLNFHPAGVLMINLALVADAVIGNVQEKAMKKYGASNSEVVLYSYSFGIIYLLVALILSGRLIPAITTANQFPVSIYGLGFLLSITGYMGVNLVLTLVRVAGAFAAVTVTTCRKALSIVVSFIFFTKPFTLQYVWSGCLVVLGVYLNVLSSQRQQSHLIFIKNNFINTAINYVKRLVTRKKLAKAAISV; encoded by the exons ATGAAGTCTGTTAATGATCCGGCAATTTTGgttgaatcaaataaattgtCCGGTTTTGGTCATTCTAACAAATCTTCCAATGTGTATCAAGAACCTGTTTCAGTTACAATATTAGGGGTTAATATATCACATCTCACCCAAACTACCCAGTTTGTTTTGGTCTCATCAGGggtgtttattttcttcgttcTATATGGATACTTTTTG GAAGCTATATTTGTTCAGCCAAATCTCAAGTCTCATGGGCTGTATGTGACATTCATTCAGTTTGTGTTATAcagtttgtttgcaataaTAGAATCACagttaaaaaaagacacaGAAAGAag AATACCTGTGCCAACGTATATCCTAATTTCATTTCTCACAGTAGCAACAATGACAATGTCTAATTTATCTttggaatatttaaattaccCAACCCAA GTTATCTTTAAATCATGTAAACTTATTCCAGTGTTAGTTGGTGGGATAATTATTCAAGGGAAAAAATATGGAACAAGAGATTTTTTAGCAGCTGCTGTGATGTGTATTGGGTTGATTTGGTTTACTCTTATTGATGTAACCATTTCACTTAACTTTCATCCTGCTG gTGTGTTAATGATTAACTTAGCCCTAGTTGCGGATGCTGTTATAGGGAATGTACAAGAAAAGGCAATGAAAAAATATGGAGCTTCAAATAGTGAAGTTGTTCTCTACTCCTACTCATTTGGAATCATTTACCTATTAGTGGCTTTGATTCTTAGTGGTCGCTTGATTCCTGCGATTACTACGGCTAATCAG TTCCCAGTTTCAATATATGGTTTAGGATTTTTACTATCCATTACTGGTTATATGGGAGTAAATCTGGTTCTTACGCTTGTCCGAGTTGCCGGAGCTTTTGCTGCTGTAACA GTTACGACGTGTCGGAAAGCCCTCTCTATCGTGgtctcgttcattttttttacaaaacctTTTACGCTACA ATATGTTTGGTCAGGATGCCTCGTCGTCTTGGGTGTGTATTTAAATGTCCTTAGCTCCCAGCGGCAGCAATCGCATTTGATATTCATTAAAAACAACTTTATCAACACTGCAATCAATTATGTTAAAAGACTAGTCACTAGGAAAAAATTGGCAAAAGCTGCAATTAgtgtctaa
- the LOC124343559 gene encoding D-aspartate oxidase-like, whose amino-acid sequence MEEKKQICVLGAGIVGMTTAFMMKEKHTKWDVTIIADKFEQDTLSDIAAGIFRPSTSFKGPTSEITKQWLVDAYHHYKRIQITKETAEAGVQEVSGYVLSSKFPEVTKNQFLEDLLPVYRRANELELKICPGDWKYGAFFTTLVIESRYHLPWLRNKFERLGGKIVKKTINSFQDVEDYDLVINCTGFGAKKLCVDHDLVPIRGQVFKVKAPWVKMFFYGDYDTYIIPGIEYVTLGGCRQFDSFKEEVDKYDSASIWERCTELLPNLKSAEVIREVAGLRPHRTPVRVEKDVFITSSGKRLDIVHHYGHGGYGVTTAPGTAKYAVQLAEEVLSGIRSNIHSKL is encoded by the exons atggaagaaaaaaaacagatatgTGTACTGGGAGCTGGAATCGTAGGGATGACCACTGCTTTTATGATGAAAGAGAAGCATACCAAATGGGATGTCACGATCATAGCAGATAAATTTGAACAAGACACTTTAAGTGACATTGCTGCAGGCATATTCAGACCATCAACAAGTTTTAAAGGACCCACATCAGAAataacaaa GCAATGGCTTGTGGATGCCTACCATCATTATAAAAGAATACAAATCACCAAAGAAACTGCTGAAGCTGGTGTACAAGAAGTGTCTGGTTATGtactctcttcaaagttcccTGAAGTAACAAAG AATCAATTTTTGGAAGACCTTCTACCTGTGTACCGTCGTGCCAATGAGCTTGAACTTAAAATCTGTCCAGGAGACTGGAAATATGGAGCATTCTTTACCACCCTTGTGATTGAAAGTCGTTATCATTTGCCTTGGCTTAGAAATAA GTTTGAGAGGCTTGGTGgaaaaatcgttaaaaaaaccATCAATAGTTTCCAGGATGTCGAAGACTATGACCTAGTAATAAATTGCACTGGATTCGGAGCTAAAAAATTATGTGTAGACCACGATCTGGTACCGATACGAGGACAGGTTTTCAAA GTAAAAGCTCCATGGGTGAAGATGTTTTTCTACGGAGACTATGATACATACATAATTCCTGGTATTGAGTACGTTACATTGGGAGGTTGCCGTCAATTCGATAGCTTTAAGGAAGAAGTTGACAAGTACGATTCTGCCTCTATATGGGAACGCTGTACAGAGCTTTTACCCAATCTAAAGAGCGCTGAAGTTATAAGAGAGGTTGCAGGACTTAGGCCACATAGGACACCAGTACGAGTTGAAAAAGACGTATTTATCACCTCTAGTGGGAAGCGTcttgat ATCGTTCATCACTATGGACATGGCGGATATGGAGTTACAACGGCACCTGGCACGGCTAAATACGCTGTTCAATTGGCGGAAGAAGTTCTGAGTGGCATTAGATCCAATATCCATTCCAAGCTTTAA